One window from the genome of Mycolicibacterium gadium encodes:
- a CDS encoding CaiB/BaiF CoA transferase family protein encodes MRTPASALPLSGLRVVDAATLAAGPLVATALGEFGADVIKVEQPGVGDPLRTWGVRRDDIGLVWKSVSRNKKCVTLDLRTEDGRELLHGLLAQSDVFVVNTRPSTLARWGLDYEALHERHPNLVVLHVTGYGLGGPASDRPGFGTLAEAMSGFAHVCGQADGPPTLPPFMLADGVAAQSATYAVLAALYHRDVHGGGGQLVDVSLVEPLARLVEQATLAYDQLGQIQGRTGNRADASAPRNAYRTSDDKWIAISSASSSIAARLYRAIDRPDLANRPEYVDPIPRQARADEIDALVAAWICERTLADAMKVFLAEDVAAAPVYDAAQLLADEHLRARGVFVSVDDPDLGEMTVQAPVARLSETPGRIDHLGRALGADNDAVYRDLLGLDGDRLADLRSAGTI; translated from the coding sequence ATGAGAACCCCGGCGAGCGCACTGCCGCTGTCGGGTTTGCGGGTGGTCGACGCCGCGACACTCGCGGCGGGCCCGCTGGTAGCGACCGCACTCGGCGAATTCGGCGCCGACGTCATCAAGGTCGAACAGCCCGGAGTCGGTGATCCGCTACGCACCTGGGGCGTGCGGCGCGACGACATCGGGCTGGTCTGGAAAAGCGTGAGCCGCAACAAGAAATGCGTCACTCTCGACCTTCGCACCGAGGACGGCCGAGAGCTATTGCACGGGCTGCTGGCACAAAGCGACGTCTTCGTCGTCAACACCCGGCCCAGCACTCTGGCCCGCTGGGGGCTGGACTACGAGGCGCTGCACGAACGGCACCCGAACCTGGTGGTCCTCCACGTGACGGGTTACGGCCTCGGCGGTCCCGCCAGCGACCGCCCCGGCTTCGGCACCCTCGCCGAGGCGATGAGCGGATTCGCCCATGTCTGCGGGCAGGCCGACGGTCCGCCGACCCTGCCGCCCTTCATGCTCGCCGACGGCGTCGCAGCGCAGTCGGCCACCTACGCCGTGCTGGCGGCGCTGTATCACCGCGACGTCCACGGTGGCGGTGGTCAACTGGTCGACGTCAGCCTCGTCGAACCGTTGGCCCGCCTCGTCGAACAGGCCACGCTGGCCTACGACCAGCTCGGCCAGATCCAGGGCCGCACGGGCAACCGCGCTGATGCGAGCGCGCCCCGCAACGCGTATCGGACGTCGGACGACAAGTGGATCGCGATTTCGAGTGCGTCGTCCAGCATCGCCGCCCGTCTCTACCGCGCCATCGACCGCCCCGATCTCGCGAACCGGCCCGAGTACGTCGACCCGATCCCACGCCAGGCCAGGGCCGACGAGATCGACGCCCTTGTCGCCGCCTGGATATGCGAACGCACACTCGCCGACGCGATGAAGGTGTTTCTCGCCGAAGACGTTGCGGCGGCGCCGGTCTACGATGCGGCGCAACTACTGGCCGACGAACATCTACGGGCAAGGGGAGTTTTTGTGTCGGTTGACGATCCGGATCTGGGGGAGATGACCGTACAGGCGCCAGTCGCCAGGTTGAGCGAAACGCCGGGCCGCATCGACCATCTCGGCCGGGCGCTGGGTGCCGACAACGACGCGGTCTACCGAGACCTACTCGGGCTCGACGGCGACCGGCTTGCGGACCTGCGCTCCGCGGGGACGATCTGA
- a CDS encoding aromatic ring-hydroxylating oxygenase subunit alpha, translating to MTGIQQKLATGRGKFTPEYPELGTGPVNYEDSISEEFFAAERKAVFERSWLCVGRVERLPRKGSYFTRELPGRLASIVITRDLDDNVYAFHNVCAHRGNKVVWQEHPAEESSGTCRAFACKYHGWRYGLNGVVNHITNEEEFFDLDKSKLRMPPVHCEVWAGFIFVNLADDPVPLRTFLGDGLLGMETYPFHLMTQHYGFSTQIKGNWKLAVDSVCEWYHPPYVHGRFIDPDVSKAEKMVPPVDSYHYDLFRPHMLTSVPGPPILPPRAPGSAGEPRQDQRWVYKLFRAGLFGPDDVPDIGPLPGFLNRGEIASWGNDQFWVFPNISIQIWARNYYITYTYWPETVDTHIYEIDMYFVPPANAHERLAQEVVVDSTIEFAMQDVNTIEATHSALKTRAQTTFHLSDQELLIRQFHRVIRDTVAAYQSGEEQRS from the coding sequence ATGACCGGCATCCAACAGAAGCTCGCCACCGGACGCGGAAAGTTCACCCCGGAGTACCCCGAACTGGGCACCGGCCCGGTGAACTACGAGGACTCCATTTCCGAGGAGTTCTTCGCCGCCGAGCGCAAGGCCGTGTTCGAGCGCAGCTGGTTGTGCGTCGGACGCGTGGAACGCCTACCGCGCAAGGGTTCCTATTTCACTCGCGAGCTGCCCGGCCGACTGGCATCGATCGTCATCACCCGCGATCTCGACGACAACGTCTACGCCTTCCACAACGTCTGCGCGCACCGGGGCAACAAGGTGGTCTGGCAGGAACATCCGGCCGAGGAGTCATCGGGCACTTGCCGCGCCTTCGCCTGCAAGTATCACGGCTGGCGGTACGGGCTCAACGGCGTCGTCAACCACATCACCAACGAAGAAGAGTTTTTCGACCTCGACAAGTCGAAACTCCGCATGCCGCCCGTGCATTGCGAAGTGTGGGCCGGTTTCATCTTCGTCAACCTCGCCGACGATCCGGTGCCGCTGCGCACCTTCCTCGGTGACGGTCTGCTGGGAATGGAGACGTATCCGTTTCACCTCATGACGCAGCACTACGGGTTCTCCACGCAGATCAAGGGCAACTGGAAACTGGCCGTCGACTCCGTATGCGAGTGGTACCACCCGCCGTACGTGCACGGCCGGTTCATCGACCCGGACGTGTCGAAGGCCGAGAAGATGGTACCGCCGGTCGACTCCTACCATTACGACCTGTTTCGGCCGCACATGCTCACTTCCGTGCCAGGCCCGCCGATCCTTCCGCCGCGCGCACCGGGAAGTGCCGGTGAGCCGCGCCAGGATCAGCGATGGGTGTACAAGCTCTTCCGCGCAGGGCTTTTCGGGCCCGACGACGTGCCCGATATCGGGCCGTTGCCCGGCTTCCTCAACCGCGGTGAGATCGCGTCGTGGGGCAATGACCAGTTCTGGGTGTTCCCGAACATCTCGATCCAGATCTGGGCGCGCAACTACTACATCACTTACACGTACTGGCCCGAGACAGTCGACACCCACATCTACGAGATCGACATGTATTTCGTGCCGCCCGCCAACGCCCACGAGCGCCTGGCGCAGGAAGTGGTGGTCGACAGCACCATCGAGTTCGCGATGCAGGACGTCAACACCATCGAGGCCACCCATTCTGCGCTGAAGACCCGTGCGCAGACCACCTTCCACCTCTCCGACCAGGAGCTGCTGATCCGGCAGTTCCACAGGGTCATCCGCGACACCGTCGCGGCCTATCAGTCCGGTGAGGAGCAAAGGTCATGA